In a genomic window of Corvus moneduloides isolate bCorMon1 chromosome 17, bCorMon1.pri, whole genome shotgun sequence:
- the ZBTB46 gene encoding zinc finger and BTB domain-containing protein 46 isoform X2 produces MNNRKEDMEIASHYRHLLRELNEQRQHGILCDVCIIVEGKIFKAHKNVLLGSSRYFKTLYCQVQKTSDQATVTHLDIVTAQGFKAIIDFMYSAHLALTSRNVIEVMSAASYLQMTDIVQACHNFIKAALDISIKSDASEDLVDYELGAPSSSSTDALISAVVAGRSISPWLARRTSPANSSGDSAIASCHEGGSSYGKEDQEPKPDSHEDISSQSLWTSDMGYGSLRIKEEQVSPSHYGGGELHPAKDSAIQSGFSEQGVGDGWQPTGRRKNRKNKETVRHITQQVEDDSRANSPVLSLLPASGWPYSSRDPSADVAGTEPSSSDSRVERPDPYANVEEALLGGESSYIQQPLTPDKEDALQAATVANLRAALMSKNSLLSLKADMLGEDSSLLFEYLPKGTHSLSRPGTTSNRSRGESDGKVEAPSPLLPSAHLATQRPPRICSSGEMSPETGIKGEVPSSTQAAYDGLLALWQFDNSDSDTSFPRSEDMDITADGTFLDSALAKRLTCGFCRRVFQCAEELKEHIHEHAFSMLFPFDALDCTRPGLADGVPAGQLARFQCSKCPASFTLKSNMDRHEKTIHFHFNEFTVIRKKFKCPYCSFSAMHQCILKRHMRSHTGERPYPCEICGKKFTRREHMKRHTLVHSKDKKYVCKVCNRVFMSAASVGIKHGSRRHGVCADCSGRGIAGHLDHNGGEGSPDECYPGEGQYMEDPDDIKVEGDEEMGDEDDIKWKDDVGMSQDDVILDDDKDVDSPQEQDNSGENDKDFTWIS; encoded by the exons ATGAATAACCGAAAGGAAGATATGGAGATTGCTTCCCACTACCGTCACCTGCTGCGGGAGCTGAACGAGCAGAGGCAGCACGGGATCCTCTGCGACGTCTGCATCATCGTGGAGGGCAAGATCTTCAAGGCTCACAAAAACGTTCTCCTGGGGAGTAGCCGCTACTTCAAAACCCTCTACTGCCAGGTGCAGAAAACCTCTGACCAGGCCACAGTCACCCACCTGGACATCGTCACTGCCCAGGGCTTTAAGGCAATCATTGACTTCATGTATTCCGCACACCTGGCGCTGACCAGCAGGAACGTCATCGAGGTGATGTCGGCTGCCAGCTACCTGCAGATGACAGACATCGTGCAGGCCTGTCACAACTTCATCAAAGCAGCTCTGGACATAAGCATCAAGTCTGATGCCTCGGAGGACCTGGTCGATTATGAGCTGGGagccccttccagcagcagcacggaCGCTCTGATTTCGGCAGTCGTGGCTGGCAGGAGTATATCCCCCTGGTTAGCTCGGAGAACGAGCCCAGCAAACTCCTCCGGGGACTCAGCCATTGCCAGCTGCCACGAGGGAGGGAGTAGTTATGGGAAAGAGGATCAAGAACCAAAACCAGACAGCCACGAAGACATTTCATCCCAGTCTCTCTGGACTAGTGACATGGGCTATGGGTCTTTGCGTATCAAAGAGGAGCAGGTCTCACCGTCGCATTACGGAGGGGGTGAGCTGCATCCTGCCAAGGATAGTGCAATACAGAGTGGGTTCTCAGAGCAAGGAGTGGGGGATGGCTGGCAGCCCACCGGCCGcaggaagaacaggaaaaacaaagaaactgtGAGACATATTACGCAGCAAGTGGAGGATGACAGCAGGGCAAATTCTCCTGTGCTGTCCCTTTTACCTGCCTCAGGATGGCCATACAGCAGTCGAGACCCAA GTGCTGATGTGGCCGGGACggagcccagcagctctgacagcagGGTGGAGCGGCCGGACCCCTACGCCAACGTGGAGGAAGCGCTGCTGGGCGGGGAATCCAGCTACATCCAGCAGCCCCTGACTCCGGACAAGGAGGATGCGCTCCAGGCCGCCACCGTGGCCAACCTGCGCGCGGCTCTGATGAGTAAGAACAGTTTGCTGTCGCTGAAAGCCGACATGCTGGGCGAGGACAGCTCGCTGCTCTTCGAGTACCTCCCCAAAGGCACGCACTCACTCTCCC GGCCTGGCACCACCTCGAATCGTTCAAGGGGTGAAAGTGATGGCAAAGTGGAAGCACCATCTcccctgctgccttcagcacaCCTTGCCACTCAGAGACCCCCCAGGATCTGCTCTTCTGGTGAAATGTCACCAGAAACCGGGATAAAAGGAGAGGTGCCTTCCTCAACCCAG GCTGCCTACGATGGATTGCTGGCCCTTTGGCAGTTTGATAACTCTGACTCAG ATACGAGCTTCCCAAGGTCAGAAGACATGGACATCACTGCTGATGGGACCTTCCTGGATTCAGCCCTGGCCAAGAGGCTGACCTGTGGCTTCTGCAGGAGGGTGTTCCAGTGTGCTGAGGAGCTGAAGGAGCACATCCACGAGCACGCCTTCTCCATGCTCTTCCCATTCGACGCACTTGACTGCACCAGGCCCGGCCTCGCCGACGGCGTTCCTGCCGGCCAGCTCGCCCGCTTCCAGTGCTCCAAGTGCCCCGCCAGCTTCACCCTGAAATCCAACATGGACCGGCACGAGAAGACCATCCACTTCCACT TCAACGAGTTCACAGTCATCAGGAAGAAGTTCAAGTGCccatactgcagcttttcaGCCATGCACCAGTGCATCCTGAAGAGACACATGCGATCCCACACGGGAGAGAGGCCCTATCCCTGCGAGATCTGTGGGAAGAAGTTCACCCGCCGGGAGCACATGAAGCGCCACACCTTG gtccacagcaaagataaaaaatacGTCTGCAAGGTTTGCAACCGAGTGTTCATGTCGGCAGCCAGCGTAGGGATCAAGCACGGCTCCCGCCGCCACGGCGTCTGTGCCGACTGCTCCGGCCGCGGCATCGCCGGGCACCTGGACCACAACGGGGGAGAAGGGTCCCCAGACGAGTGTTACCCCGGGGAAGGGCAGTACATGGAAGACCCAGATGACATCAAAGTGGAAGGAGACGAGGAGATGGGAGACGAGGACGACATCAAGTGGAAGGATGACGTGGGGATGTCACAGGATGATGTGATTTTAGATGATGACAAAGATGTCGACTCCCCACAGGAGCAGGACAACTCTGGGGAGAACGACAAGGATTTTACCTGGATTTCTTag
- the SLC2A4RG gene encoding SLC2A4 regulator isoform X2: MLRVLDAGLERCLALHSAVQCIPVPRHRKLSGKAGIDEVMAAAVLTSLSASPLVLGHPPATHAPEPGSEVWKEAPTMSSSCSSSSNTSGDWSWDPSSDRSSPSTPSPPLSSHVPSTFLPGPLPDDGPDEPDGTHFVFGEPTPRKRKNSTKVMFKCLWKSCGKVLSSSSGMQKHIRTVHLGRKADLEQSDGEEDFYYTELDVDVDALTDGLSSLTPVSPTSSVPPAFPGPEAPPPPALPILDLALASPCSPPAPPGRCHVHTDHAYQGCRTPPRPPVSPTVPTPPPPKPPAVPRRPRGEAKKCRKVYGMEHREMWCTACRWKKACQRFLD, from the exons ATGCTGCGGGTGCTGGATGCGGGGCTGGAGCGGTGCCTGGCACTGCACTCGGCCGTGCAGTGCATCCCCGTGCCCCGGCACAG GAAGCTCTCGGGCAAGGCAGGCATCGATGAGGTGATGGCGGCCGCGGTGCTCACCAGCCTCTCCGCCAGCCCGCTGGTGCTTGGGCACCCACCGGCCACTCATGCCCCAG agcctggcagcgAGGTCTGGAAGGAGGCTCCCACCAtgtcctccagctgcagcagcagcagcaacaccagCGGGGACTGGAGCTGGGACCCCTCCAGCGACCGAtcctccccctccaccccctcaCCCCCCCTCTCCAGCCACGTCCCCAGCACCTTCCTGCCTGGCCCACTGCCAGATGATGGCCCTGATGAGCCCGACGGCACCCACTTTGTCTTTGGAGAGCCCACCCCACGGAAGAGGAAG AACTCCACCAAGGTGATGTTCAAGTGCTTGTGGAAGAGCTGTGGCAAagtcctcagcagctcctcagggatGCAGAAGCACATCCGAACTGTGCACCTTGG ccgGAAAGCCGACCTGGAGCAGAGTGATGGCGAGGAGGATTTCTACTACACGGAGCTGGACGTGGACGTGGACGCGCTTACAGACGGGCTCTCCAGCCTCACGCCGGTCTCTCCCACCTCCTCGGTGCCTCCTGCCTTTCCCGGCCCCGAGGCTCCTCCGCCACCAGCGCTGCCGATCCTCGACCTGGCCCTGgcctccccctgcagccccccggccccccctgGCCGCTGCCACGTCCACACAGACCACGCGTACCAG GGCTGCCGGACCCCTCCGCGGCCACCGGTgtcccccactgtccccacccCACCACCGCCCAAGCCACCGGCCGTGCCCAG GCGGCCGCGGGGGGAGGCCAAGAAGTGCCGCAAGGTGTACGGCATGGAGCACCGGGAGATGTGGTGCACGGCGTGCCGCTGGAAGAAGGCCTGCCAGCGCTTCCTCGACTGA
- the SLC2A4RG gene encoding SLC2A4 regulator isoform X1: MLRVLDAGLERCLALHSAVQCIPVPRHRKLSGKAGIDEVMAAAVLTSLSASPLVLGHPPATHAPAEPGSEVWKEAPTMSSSCSSSSNTSGDWSWDPSSDRSSPSTPSPPLSSHVPSTFLPGPLPDDGPDEPDGTHFVFGEPTPRKRKNSTKVMFKCLWKSCGKVLSSSSGMQKHIRTVHLGRKADLEQSDGEEDFYYTELDVDVDALTDGLSSLTPVSPTSSVPPAFPGPEAPPPPALPILDLALASPCSPPAPPGRCHVHTDHAYQGCRTPPRPPVSPTVPTPPPPKPPAVPRRPRGEAKKCRKVYGMEHREMWCTACRWKKACQRFLD; the protein is encoded by the exons ATGCTGCGGGTGCTGGATGCGGGGCTGGAGCGGTGCCTGGCACTGCACTCGGCCGTGCAGTGCATCCCCGTGCCCCGGCACAG GAAGCTCTCGGGCAAGGCAGGCATCGATGAGGTGATGGCGGCCGCGGTGCTCACCAGCCTCTCCGCCAGCCCGCTGGTGCTTGGGCACCCACCGGCCACTCATGCCCCAG cagagcctggcagcgAGGTCTGGAAGGAGGCTCCCACCAtgtcctccagctgcagcagcagcagcaacaccagCGGGGACTGGAGCTGGGACCCCTCCAGCGACCGAtcctccccctccaccccctcaCCCCCCCTCTCCAGCCACGTCCCCAGCACCTTCCTGCCTGGCCCACTGCCAGATGATGGCCCTGATGAGCCCGACGGCACCCACTTTGTCTTTGGAGAGCCCACCCCACGGAAGAGGAAG AACTCCACCAAGGTGATGTTCAAGTGCTTGTGGAAGAGCTGTGGCAAagtcctcagcagctcctcagggatGCAGAAGCACATCCGAACTGTGCACCTTGG ccgGAAAGCCGACCTGGAGCAGAGTGATGGCGAGGAGGATTTCTACTACACGGAGCTGGACGTGGACGTGGACGCGCTTACAGACGGGCTCTCCAGCCTCACGCCGGTCTCTCCCACCTCCTCGGTGCCTCCTGCCTTTCCCGGCCCCGAGGCTCCTCCGCCACCAGCGCTGCCGATCCTCGACCTGGCCCTGgcctccccctgcagccccccggccccccctgGCCGCTGCCACGTCCACACAGACCACGCGTACCAG GGCTGCCGGACCCCTCCGCGGCCACCGGTgtcccccactgtccccacccCACCACCGCCCAAGCCACCGGCCGTGCCCAG GCGGCCGCGGGGGGAGGCCAAGAAGTGCCGCAAGGTGTACGGCATGGAGCACCGGGAGATGTGGTGCACGGCGTGCCGCTGGAAGAAGGCCTGCCAGCGCTTCCTCGACTGA
- the ZBTB46 gene encoding zinc finger and BTB domain-containing protein 46 isoform X3 → MSSAVVGETLDLEPSLLLDLWKRKHKDLQMNNRKEDMEIASHYRHLLRELNEQRQHGILCDVCIIVEGKIFKAHKNVLLGSSRYFKTLYCQVQKTSDQATVTHLDIVTAQGFKAIIDFMYSAHLALTSRNVIEVMSAASYLQMTDIVQACHNFIKAALDISIKSDASEDLVDYELGAPSSSSTDALISAVVAGRSISPWLARRTSPANSSGDSAIASCHEGGSSYGKEDQEPKPDSHEDISSQSLWTSDMGYGSLRIKEEQVSPSHYGGGELHPAKDSAIQSGFSEQGVGDGWQPTGRRKNRKNKETVRHITQQVEDDSRANSPVLSLLPASGWPYSSRDPSADVAGTEPSSSDSRVERPDPYANVEEALLGGESSYIQQPLTPDKEDALQAATVANLRAALMSKNSLLSLKADMLGEDSSLLFEYLPKGTHSLSLNEFTVIRKKFKCPYCSFSAMHQCILKRHMRSHTGERPYPCEICGKKFTRREHMKRHTLVHSKDKKYVCKVCNRVFMSAASVGIKHGSRRHGVCADCSGRGIAGHLDHNGGEGSPDECYPGEGQYMEDPDDIKVEGDEEMGDEDDIKWKDDVGMSQDDVILDDDKDVDSPQEQDNSGENDKDFTWIS, encoded by the exons GACTTGTGGAAGAGGAAACATAAAGATCTCCAAATGAATAACCGAAAGGAAGATATGGAGATTGCTTCCCACTACCGTCACCTGCTGCGGGAGCTGAACGAGCAGAGGCAGCACGGGATCCTCTGCGACGTCTGCATCATCGTGGAGGGCAAGATCTTCAAGGCTCACAAAAACGTTCTCCTGGGGAGTAGCCGCTACTTCAAAACCCTCTACTGCCAGGTGCAGAAAACCTCTGACCAGGCCACAGTCACCCACCTGGACATCGTCACTGCCCAGGGCTTTAAGGCAATCATTGACTTCATGTATTCCGCACACCTGGCGCTGACCAGCAGGAACGTCATCGAGGTGATGTCGGCTGCCAGCTACCTGCAGATGACAGACATCGTGCAGGCCTGTCACAACTTCATCAAAGCAGCTCTGGACATAAGCATCAAGTCTGATGCCTCGGAGGACCTGGTCGATTATGAGCTGGGagccccttccagcagcagcacggaCGCTCTGATTTCGGCAGTCGTGGCTGGCAGGAGTATATCCCCCTGGTTAGCTCGGAGAACGAGCCCAGCAAACTCCTCCGGGGACTCAGCCATTGCCAGCTGCCACGAGGGAGGGAGTAGTTATGGGAAAGAGGATCAAGAACCAAAACCAGACAGCCACGAAGACATTTCATCCCAGTCTCTCTGGACTAGTGACATGGGCTATGGGTCTTTGCGTATCAAAGAGGAGCAGGTCTCACCGTCGCATTACGGAGGGGGTGAGCTGCATCCTGCCAAGGATAGTGCAATACAGAGTGGGTTCTCAGAGCAAGGAGTGGGGGATGGCTGGCAGCCCACCGGCCGcaggaagaacaggaaaaacaaagaaactgtGAGACATATTACGCAGCAAGTGGAGGATGACAGCAGGGCAAATTCTCCTGTGCTGTCCCTTTTACCTGCCTCAGGATGGCCATACAGCAGTCGAGACCCAA GTGCTGATGTGGCCGGGACggagcccagcagctctgacagcagGGTGGAGCGGCCGGACCCCTACGCCAACGTGGAGGAAGCGCTGCTGGGCGGGGAATCCAGCTACATCCAGCAGCCCCTGACTCCGGACAAGGAGGATGCGCTCCAGGCCGCCACCGTGGCCAACCTGCGCGCGGCTCTGATGAGTAAGAACAGTTTGCTGTCGCTGAAAGCCGACATGCTGGGCGAGGACAGCTCGCTGCTCTTCGAGTACCTCCCCAAAGGCACGCACTCACTCTCCC TCAACGAGTTCACAGTCATCAGGAAGAAGTTCAAGTGCccatactgcagcttttcaGCCATGCACCAGTGCATCCTGAAGAGACACATGCGATCCCACACGGGAGAGAGGCCCTATCCCTGCGAGATCTGTGGGAAGAAGTTCACCCGCCGGGAGCACATGAAGCGCCACACCTTG gtccacagcaaagataaaaaatacGTCTGCAAGGTTTGCAACCGAGTGTTCATGTCGGCAGCCAGCGTAGGGATCAAGCACGGCTCCCGCCGCCACGGCGTCTGTGCCGACTGCTCCGGCCGCGGCATCGCCGGGCACCTGGACCACAACGGGGGAGAAGGGTCCCCAGACGAGTGTTACCCCGGGGAAGGGCAGTACATGGAAGACCCAGATGACATCAAAGTGGAAGGAGACGAGGAGATGGGAGACGAGGACGACATCAAGTGGAAGGATGACGTGGGGATGTCACAGGATGATGTGATTTTAGATGATGACAAAGATGTCGACTCCCCACAGGAGCAGGACAACTCTGGGGAGAACGACAAGGATTTTACCTGGATTTCTTag
- the ZBTB46 gene encoding zinc finger and BTB domain-containing protein 46 isoform X1 has translation MSSAVVGETLDLEPSLLLDLWKRKHKDLQMNNRKEDMEIASHYRHLLRELNEQRQHGILCDVCIIVEGKIFKAHKNVLLGSSRYFKTLYCQVQKTSDQATVTHLDIVTAQGFKAIIDFMYSAHLALTSRNVIEVMSAASYLQMTDIVQACHNFIKAALDISIKSDASEDLVDYELGAPSSSSTDALISAVVAGRSISPWLARRTSPANSSGDSAIASCHEGGSSYGKEDQEPKPDSHEDISSQSLWTSDMGYGSLRIKEEQVSPSHYGGGELHPAKDSAIQSGFSEQGVGDGWQPTGRRKNRKNKETVRHITQQVEDDSRANSPVLSLLPASGWPYSSRDPSADVAGTEPSSSDSRVERPDPYANVEEALLGGESSYIQQPLTPDKEDALQAATVANLRAALMSKNSLLSLKADMLGEDSSLLFEYLPKGTHSLSRPGTTSNRSRGESDGKVEAPSPLLPSAHLATQRPPRICSSGEMSPETGIKGEVPSSTQAAYDGLLALWQFDNSDSDTSFPRSEDMDITADGTFLDSALAKRLTCGFCRRVFQCAEELKEHIHEHAFSMLFPFDALDCTRPGLADGVPAGQLARFQCSKCPASFTLKSNMDRHEKTIHFHFNEFTVIRKKFKCPYCSFSAMHQCILKRHMRSHTGERPYPCEICGKKFTRREHMKRHTLVHSKDKKYVCKVCNRVFMSAASVGIKHGSRRHGVCADCSGRGIAGHLDHNGGEGSPDECYPGEGQYMEDPDDIKVEGDEEMGDEDDIKWKDDVGMSQDDVILDDDKDVDSPQEQDNSGENDKDFTWIS, from the exons GACTTGTGGAAGAGGAAACATAAAGATCTCCAAATGAATAACCGAAAGGAAGATATGGAGATTGCTTCCCACTACCGTCACCTGCTGCGGGAGCTGAACGAGCAGAGGCAGCACGGGATCCTCTGCGACGTCTGCATCATCGTGGAGGGCAAGATCTTCAAGGCTCACAAAAACGTTCTCCTGGGGAGTAGCCGCTACTTCAAAACCCTCTACTGCCAGGTGCAGAAAACCTCTGACCAGGCCACAGTCACCCACCTGGACATCGTCACTGCCCAGGGCTTTAAGGCAATCATTGACTTCATGTATTCCGCACACCTGGCGCTGACCAGCAGGAACGTCATCGAGGTGATGTCGGCTGCCAGCTACCTGCAGATGACAGACATCGTGCAGGCCTGTCACAACTTCATCAAAGCAGCTCTGGACATAAGCATCAAGTCTGATGCCTCGGAGGACCTGGTCGATTATGAGCTGGGagccccttccagcagcagcacggaCGCTCTGATTTCGGCAGTCGTGGCTGGCAGGAGTATATCCCCCTGGTTAGCTCGGAGAACGAGCCCAGCAAACTCCTCCGGGGACTCAGCCATTGCCAGCTGCCACGAGGGAGGGAGTAGTTATGGGAAAGAGGATCAAGAACCAAAACCAGACAGCCACGAAGACATTTCATCCCAGTCTCTCTGGACTAGTGACATGGGCTATGGGTCTTTGCGTATCAAAGAGGAGCAGGTCTCACCGTCGCATTACGGAGGGGGTGAGCTGCATCCTGCCAAGGATAGTGCAATACAGAGTGGGTTCTCAGAGCAAGGAGTGGGGGATGGCTGGCAGCCCACCGGCCGcaggaagaacaggaaaaacaaagaaactgtGAGACATATTACGCAGCAAGTGGAGGATGACAGCAGGGCAAATTCTCCTGTGCTGTCCCTTTTACCTGCCTCAGGATGGCCATACAGCAGTCGAGACCCAA GTGCTGATGTGGCCGGGACggagcccagcagctctgacagcagGGTGGAGCGGCCGGACCCCTACGCCAACGTGGAGGAAGCGCTGCTGGGCGGGGAATCCAGCTACATCCAGCAGCCCCTGACTCCGGACAAGGAGGATGCGCTCCAGGCCGCCACCGTGGCCAACCTGCGCGCGGCTCTGATGAGTAAGAACAGTTTGCTGTCGCTGAAAGCCGACATGCTGGGCGAGGACAGCTCGCTGCTCTTCGAGTACCTCCCCAAAGGCACGCACTCACTCTCCC GGCCTGGCACCACCTCGAATCGTTCAAGGGGTGAAAGTGATGGCAAAGTGGAAGCACCATCTcccctgctgccttcagcacaCCTTGCCACTCAGAGACCCCCCAGGATCTGCTCTTCTGGTGAAATGTCACCAGAAACCGGGATAAAAGGAGAGGTGCCTTCCTCAACCCAG GCTGCCTACGATGGATTGCTGGCCCTTTGGCAGTTTGATAACTCTGACTCAG ATACGAGCTTCCCAAGGTCAGAAGACATGGACATCACTGCTGATGGGACCTTCCTGGATTCAGCCCTGGCCAAGAGGCTGACCTGTGGCTTCTGCAGGAGGGTGTTCCAGTGTGCTGAGGAGCTGAAGGAGCACATCCACGAGCACGCCTTCTCCATGCTCTTCCCATTCGACGCACTTGACTGCACCAGGCCCGGCCTCGCCGACGGCGTTCCTGCCGGCCAGCTCGCCCGCTTCCAGTGCTCCAAGTGCCCCGCCAGCTTCACCCTGAAATCCAACATGGACCGGCACGAGAAGACCATCCACTTCCACT TCAACGAGTTCACAGTCATCAGGAAGAAGTTCAAGTGCccatactgcagcttttcaGCCATGCACCAGTGCATCCTGAAGAGACACATGCGATCCCACACGGGAGAGAGGCCCTATCCCTGCGAGATCTGTGGGAAGAAGTTCACCCGCCGGGAGCACATGAAGCGCCACACCTTG gtccacagcaaagataaaaaatacGTCTGCAAGGTTTGCAACCGAGTGTTCATGTCGGCAGCCAGCGTAGGGATCAAGCACGGCTCCCGCCGCCACGGCGTCTGTGCCGACTGCTCCGGCCGCGGCATCGCCGGGCACCTGGACCACAACGGGGGAGAAGGGTCCCCAGACGAGTGTTACCCCGGGGAAGGGCAGTACATGGAAGACCCAGATGACATCAAAGTGGAAGGAGACGAGGAGATGGGAGACGAGGACGACATCAAGTGGAAGGATGACGTGGGGATGTCACAGGATGATGTGATTTTAGATGATGACAAAGATGTCGACTCCCCACAGGAGCAGGACAACTCTGGGGAGAACGACAAGGATTTTACCTGGATTTCTTag